The segment CGTAGGGGCCCGTCGTCAGGTCGGCGTCGGCGCCGACATAGATGAAGGCGCGGCGCGATTCCATCGACGGGATCGCGAAGTCGTAGCCGTCCTGCGTCGCGGCGACGGTCGTGATCGTCCCCCACGACGCGCCGCCGTCGGTCGAGCGGCGCAGGCGGATCGTCCTGCTGTTGAACGCCGGCCAGAAGTAGTAGACGGTCCCGTTCGGGCCGGTGACGATGTCGCTGCCGATGCCGAGATCGCCGCTGAGGGACGAGAACGACTGGACCGACCAGGTGTTCCCGAAGTCGGTCGACCGGGCGACCTTCATCACGTTGCTCTCGTGCCAGGTCAGGTAGAGGTTGTCCTTGAACGGCGAGGTCGGGTGCTTGTCGACGTGCAGGAACTCCTTGTCGGCCCCCCCCGCGATCTCGCGGCGCGGGTCGCCGGGGGTCGTGCTCTCGAGCCCGTTCCAGGTGACCCCGCCGTCGTTGGAGCGATAGAACCAGACGTTGCAGGCGAAAAAGCAGTTTCCGAGGGTCGCCGCGTAGGCGTACTGCCCGTTCGAGGACCAGTCCACGGTCGGATCGCAGCAGGTCCCGCCCTGGGGGAGCGCCCCGGCGACCGACCACGTGGCCCCGCCGTCGCTCGACACGTGCATGACCTGCCCGCCGCCCGGGCCGTTCGTTCCGGCGATCACCTTGTTCGCGTCCGTCGGGTGGATCTTGATCGCCGACTCCGCGGCTCCGTTCGGAGAGGTCACGCGAACCTCTCCGGAGAGCGAGTCCGTTCCTTCGGCGAGCGGCCCTTCCGCCAGCGCGGTGTCGTTCTCGATCGCCCAGCGGGACCCGGACCACGTCACCCCCGTGTAGACGACGCCGTCCACGAGGTACCCCCCGTGAGTCAACCGGAAGGCGTTGAAGGCGCTGCGCGGGTATTGCGCAGGTCCGACGCGCGGAAGGCCGGGGTTCTCCCGCCGCAAGGCGACGCGGAAGAAGACCGGGATCGGGTCGCGCAGCTCGACCTCGTTGGGGGCGAGCAGGGCGAGGTCCTCGGCGGTCAGCGCGTAGTTGCGGTCGTCCCAGGGCCCGAGCGAGGCGAGGCCGGGGTAGTCGACCCGCGCGTCGACCCCGCGGGCGCGGTCGACGACGACGGTGCGTTTCGCGTCGACGTGGACCGCCGACTGGGCGATCGCCGAGGACACCAGACCGCAACACACGACGAGCGCGAACAACGTCTTCCGGACGGACATGACACCCCCCTGATGGCGCAACGCCAAGCGCCGGGTGACCGTATACTGGCGAAAGCCCCGGTGGACAAGCCCCAACGATGAACCAACCCCCGCCCCCCCCTCGTCGCTGGATGTTCCTCGTCGTCCCCCCGGGGGCGCTGATCGTCGGGTTTCTCCTCTTCGACGCCGCCTTGAGGCTCGCCGTGGAGCCGTCGCCGCGTTCGTACGGAAGGCTGCGCGGCTACGAGCTGCCTCCGGTGCGGCTGATCCCCGCGCCCGCGCCGCCGGTGACCGACCCTGCCGCCCCCTGGTCGAACCTCGTGGTCGACGGGGTGCCGATCACCCACGGGGACCTGTTCGGCTCCAAGCGGGAGCATCCGCGGATCGGCTACGTCTGGAAGGAGGGGTGGACGTCGGCCAACGGGTGGTGGCGCACCAACGAGCTGGGGGCGCGGCGGGACCGGCCCACCCCACGCGAGGCACCCGCGGGGAAGCGGCGGATCGCGTTCTTCGGGGACTCCTTCGCCGCCGCGACGCGCGTCGCCCAGGACCAGGCCTGGAGCACCCGGCTCGAGACGCTGCGACCCGACCTCGAGGTGGTGAACTTCGGCACCGACGGCTACTCGAGCGCGCAGTCGTTCCTTCGTTATCAGGAAGTCGCCGGACGGATCGAGATGGACGTCGCCTGTTTCATCTTCGTGCCGTGGCACGACCCCTGGCGCGACGTGAACGTCATGCGGTCGCTCGGGGAACAGTGGACCTCGTACACGACGATGCCGCGTTTCGTCCTGGAGGGGGACGGCCTGCGGTTCGTGCCGCCGCTCTACGAGAGGGCCGCGACGATCTACGAGCGCCACTATCCCGAGCCGGGCACGGACCTCCTCGCCCACCTCCGCGCCTACGACCGGTTCTTCGTCGAAGCGACCCACGTTCCGCCCCCCGGACTCGGACGGCTCGTTACCTGGAAGCTCCTCGCCGCGCACCGGGCGGAGGAGGCGCGCCGCAGGATCCGGATGGAGATCGGGGGCGACCTGGACGGCGAGGCGTTCGAGATCACGCGGCGGATCTTCGCCGCGGCGACGAAGGAAGGTTCCGCGCGAGGGCACCGCGTCGTCGTCGGCGTGCTCCCCGTCCAACGGGACCTCACGAATCTCGAGCGCTCCGAGATCGCGCGCGAGCGATGGAGAGGGATCCTGGAGCGGTTCCGCATCGCGGGCGTCGAGACCCTCGACCTCTCGCCTGCGCTGCTCGCGGCGCCGGCCTCCGACCGCGACGACGGGTACGACGGGACCCACTACGGGCCGAGGGCGAACCTCCGCATCGCGGAGGCCCTGGCGGCGGGGCTGCCACGGTGAACCGCGGTTTCACCTTCCGGGAGCGTGTCGCCGTGGACGCTGCGGGCGCGAGCCTGCTCGACCACCTCGCCGCGCGGTATCCGCACTCCGACCGCGAAACCTGGAGACGCAGGATCGCGGAGGGATCCGTGAGCGTGGACGGCGACCCGGACGAGCCGCTGCGCGCCGGCCAGCTCGTCGTCTGGCACCGCCCGGGCTGGGAGGAGCCGGAGGCGCCGACGGGATTCGACGTCCTCTTCGAGGACGACTCCCTCCTCGCCGTCGGGAAACCCTCCGGACTGCCGACGCTTCCCGGCGGCGGATTCCTCGAGAACACGCTGCTGTATGCCGTGAGGGCGCGAACGCCCGGAGCCTCGCCCCTCCATCGCCTCGGGCGCTTCACCTCGGGGATCGTCCTCTTCGCGAAGGACGCCGCGACCCACCGCGCGCTCTCGGCGCAGTGGCG is part of the Candidatus Polarisedimenticolaceae bacterium genome and harbors:
- a CDS encoding RluA family pseudouridine synthase, whose protein sequence is MNRGFTFRERVAVDAAGASLLDHLAARYPHSDRETWRRRIAEGSVSVDGDPDEPLRAGQLVVWHRPGWEEPEAPTGFDVLFEDDSLLAVGKPSGLPTLPGGGFLENTLLYAVRARTPGASPLHRLGRFTSGIVLFAKDAATHRALSAQWRRREVVKRYRALASGRSVEDRFVVDVPIGPVPHPLHGTVFAASPAGKPALTRVQVVRRDDDAFLADVFIETGRPHQIRIHLAAAGHPLVGDPLYGPGGGPIPGSTARVGDGGYRLHAAELRFRHPANGVEVVVRSEPPRDLR